Proteins encoded in a region of the Oryctolagus cuniculus chromosome 10, mOryCun1.1, whole genome shotgun sequence genome:
- the SSUH2 gene encoding protein SSUH2 homolog isoform X1, producing the protein MDSFAGEADSEMELSFEAESPLAPPAELLERLPGHDWLLPGDGQQVFFPPPETPGRPQEQRSWSWFLRYSRVPTVTEEVAQEALLSFVSSKCCYGHAAAGDLVIRELKQQNLCRYRLETFSESRVSEWTFQPLTNQAVDGPQRGPSPRLWDIKVPAPPLFQEDTRKLQVPHSSLVKECHKCHGRGRYKCSGCHGAGRVRCLFCSGGKRRARRPRRCQLCSGSGRRRCGTCSGRASKTCATCKGEKKLLHFVQLVTVWKNSVFEFVSEPRLSCPVELLAKAKGESLFQDEDVVVYPIVDFPLPEIARASQRGIAEHSAALGSRARILKQRQTIELVPLTEVHCWYRGETYVYYICGTDHQVDVGDFPRRHCCGCTIL; encoded by the exons GTGAGATGGAACTCAGTTTCGAGGCCGAGAGTCCCTTGGCGCCCCCTGCTGAGCTCCTGGAGAGACTACCCGGCCATGACTGGCTCCTGCCAGGTGATG GGCAGCAGGTGTTCTTCCCACCTCCAGAGACCCCAGGGAGGCCCCAGGAACAGAGGTCGTGGTCCTGGTTCCTGAGATACAG CAGGGTCCCCACAGTGACGGAGGAGGTGGCCCAGGAAGCCCTGCTCAGCTTTGTGAGCTCCAAATGCTGCTATGGCCACGCAGCCGCCGGCGACCTGGTCATCCGGGAGCTGAAGCAGCAGAACCTGTGTcgg TACCGACTGGAGACCTTCAGCGAATCCAGGGTGAGCGAGTGGACGTTCCAGCCCTTGACCA ACCAGGCGGTGGATGGCCCGCAgagaggcccctcccccaggctctggGACATCAAGGTCCCGGCGCCCCCGCTGTTCCAGGAAGACACCAGGAAGCTGCAGGTGCCTCACTCGTCCCTGGTCAAG GAATGCCACAAATGCCACGGGCGTGGGCGGTACAAGTGCAGTGGATGCCATGGAGCGGGCAGG GTGCGGTGTCTGTTCTGCAGCGGAGGCAAGCGCAGAGCCAGGCGGCCACGGCGGTGCCAGCTGTGCTCCGGCTCCGGCCGGCGCAG GTGCGGCACGTGCTCAGGGCGCGCCAGCAAGACCTGCGCCACCTGCAAGGGGGAGAAGAAGCTGCTACACTTCGTCCAGCTCGTCACCGTGTG GAAGAACAGCGTGTTTGAGTTCGTGTCCGAGCCCCGGCTCAGCTGCCCCGTGGAGCTCCTTGCGAAGGCCAAGGGCGAAAGCCTCTTCCAGGACGAGGACGTGGTG GTGTACCCCATTGTGGACTTCCCCCTGCCGGAGATTGCGCGGGCCTCCCAGAGGGGCATCGCAGAACACAGTGCCGCCCTGGGCTCCCGGGCACGCATCCTGAAGCAG CGCCAGACCATTGAGCTGGTTCCCCTCACGGAAGTCCATTGCTGGTACCGGGGAGAGACCTACGTCTACTACATCTGTGGCACCGACCACCAGGTGGACGTGGGCGACTTCCCTCGGCGGCACTGCTGCGGCTGCACCATCCTCTGA
- the SSUH2 gene encoding protein SSUH2 homolog isoform X2 — protein MDSFAGEADSEMELSFEAESPLAPPAELLERLPGHDWLLPGDGQQVFFPPPETPGRPQEQRSWSWFLRYRVPTVTEEVAQEALLSFVSSKCCYGHAAAGDLVIRELKQQNLCRYRLETFSESRVSEWTFQPLTNQAVDGPQRGPSPRLWDIKVPAPPLFQEDTRKLQVPHSSLVKECHKCHGRGRYKCSGCHGAGRVRCLFCSGGKRRARRPRRCQLCSGSGRRRCGTCSGRASKTCATCKGEKKLLHFVQLVTVWKNSVFEFVSEPRLSCPVELLAKAKGESLFQDEDVVVYPIVDFPLPEIARASQRGIAEHSAALGSRARILKQRQTIELVPLTEVHCWYRGETYVYYICGTDHQVDVGDFPRRHCCGCTIL, from the exons GTGAGATGGAACTCAGTTTCGAGGCCGAGAGTCCCTTGGCGCCCCCTGCTGAGCTCCTGGAGAGACTACCCGGCCATGACTGGCTCCTGCCAGGTGATG GGCAGCAGGTGTTCTTCCCACCTCCAGAGACCCCAGGGAGGCCCCAGGAACAGAGGTCGTGGTCCTGGTTCCTGAGATACAG GGTCCCCACAGTGACGGAGGAGGTGGCCCAGGAAGCCCTGCTCAGCTTTGTGAGCTCCAAATGCTGCTATGGCCACGCAGCCGCCGGCGACCTGGTCATCCGGGAGCTGAAGCAGCAGAACCTGTGTcgg TACCGACTGGAGACCTTCAGCGAATCCAGGGTGAGCGAGTGGACGTTCCAGCCCTTGACCA ACCAGGCGGTGGATGGCCCGCAgagaggcccctcccccaggctctggGACATCAAGGTCCCGGCGCCCCCGCTGTTCCAGGAAGACACCAGGAAGCTGCAGGTGCCTCACTCGTCCCTGGTCAAG GAATGCCACAAATGCCACGGGCGTGGGCGGTACAAGTGCAGTGGATGCCATGGAGCGGGCAGG GTGCGGTGTCTGTTCTGCAGCGGAGGCAAGCGCAGAGCCAGGCGGCCACGGCGGTGCCAGCTGTGCTCCGGCTCCGGCCGGCGCAG GTGCGGCACGTGCTCAGGGCGCGCCAGCAAGACCTGCGCCACCTGCAAGGGGGAGAAGAAGCTGCTACACTTCGTCCAGCTCGTCACCGTGTG GAAGAACAGCGTGTTTGAGTTCGTGTCCGAGCCCCGGCTCAGCTGCCCCGTGGAGCTCCTTGCGAAGGCCAAGGGCGAAAGCCTCTTCCAGGACGAGGACGTGGTG GTGTACCCCATTGTGGACTTCCCCCTGCCGGAGATTGCGCGGGCCTCCCAGAGGGGCATCGCAGAACACAGTGCCGCCCTGGGCTCCCGGGCACGCATCCTGAAGCAG CGCCAGACCATTGAGCTGGTTCCCCTCACGGAAGTCCATTGCTGGTACCGGGGAGAGACCTACGTCTACTACATCTGTGGCACCGACCACCAGGTGGACGTGGGCGACTTCCCTCGGCGGCACTGCTGCGGCTGCACCATCCTCTGA
- the SSUH2 gene encoding protein SSUH2 homolog isoform X3, producing MDSFAGEADSEMELSFEAESPLAPPAELLERLPGHDWLLPGDGQQVFFPPPETPGRPQEQRSWSWFLRYSRVPTVTEEVAQEALLSFVSSKCCYGHAAAGDLVIRELKQQNLCRYRLETFSESRVSEWTFQPLTSEPGGGWPAERPLPQALGHQGPGAPAVPGRHQEAAGASLVPGQGMPQMPRAWAVQVQWMPWSGQGAVSVLQRRQAQSQAATAVPAVLRLRPAQGAPARPAPPARGRRSCYTSSSSSPCGRTACLSSCPSPGSAAPWSSLRRPRAKASSRTRTWWCTPLWTSPCRRLRGPPRGASQNTVPPWAPGHAS from the exons GTGAGATGGAACTCAGTTTCGAGGCCGAGAGTCCCTTGGCGCCCCCTGCTGAGCTCCTGGAGAGACTACCCGGCCATGACTGGCTCCTGCCAGGTGATG GGCAGCAGGTGTTCTTCCCACCTCCAGAGACCCCAGGGAGGCCCCAGGAACAGAGGTCGTGGTCCTGGTTCCTGAGATACAG CAGGGTCCCCACAGTGACGGAGGAGGTGGCCCAGGAAGCCCTGCTCAGCTTTGTGAGCTCCAAATGCTGCTATGGCCACGCAGCCGCCGGCGACCTGGTCATCCGGGAGCTGAAGCAGCAGAACCTGTGTcgg TACCGACTGGAGACCTTCAGCGAATCCAGGGTGAGCGAGTGGACGTTCCAGCCCTTGACCAGTGA ACCAGGCGGTGGATGGCCCGCAgagaggcccctcccccaggctctggGACATCAAGGTCCCGGCGCCCCCGCTGTTCCAGGAAGACACCAGGAAGCTGCAGGTGCCTCACTCGTCCCTGGTCAAG GAATGCCACAAATGCCACGGGCGTGGGCGGTACAAGTGCAGTGGATGCCATGGAGCGGGCAGG GTGCGGTGTCTGTTCTGCAGCGGAGGCAAGCGCAGAGCCAGGCGGCCACGGCGGTGCCAGCTGTGCTCCGGCTCCGGCCGGCGCAG GGCGCGCCAGCAAGACCTGCGCCACCTGCAAGGGGGAGAAGAAGCTGCTACACTTCGTCCAGCTCGTCACCGTGTG GAAGAACAGCGTGTTTGAGTTCGTGTCCGAGCCCCGGCTCAGCTGCCCCGTGGAGCTCCTTGCGAAGGCCAAGGGCGAAAGCCTCTTCCAGGACGAGGACGTGGTG GTGTACCCCATTGTGGACTTCCCCCTGCCGGAGATTGCGCGGGCCTCCCAGAGGGGCATCGCAGAACACAGTGCCGCCCTGGGCTCCCGGGCACGCATCCTGA